A stretch of the Pan paniscus chromosome 2, NHGRI_mPanPan1-v2.0_pri, whole genome shotgun sequence genome encodes the following:
- the TRH gene encoding thyrotropin releasing hormone, translated as MPGPWLLLALALTLNLTGVPGGRAQPEAAQQEAVTAAEHPGLDDFLRQVERLLFLRENIQRLQGDQGEHSASQIFQSDWLSKRQHPGKREEEEEEGVEEEEEGGAGGPHKRQHPGRREDEASWSVDVTQHKRQHPGRRSPWLAYAVPKRQHPGRRLADPKAQRSWEEEEEEEEREEDLIPEKRQHPGKRALGGPCGPQGACGQAGLLLGLLDDLSRSQGAEEKRQHPGRRAAWVREPLEE; from the exons ATGCCCGGCCCTTGGTTGCTGCTCGCCCTGGCTTTGACCCTGAACCTGACCGGTGTCCCCGGCGGCCGTGCTCAGCCAGAGGCGGCCCAGCAGGAGGCAGTGACGGCCGCGGAGCATCCGGGCCTGGATGACTTCCTGCGCCAGGTGGAGCGCCTCCTCTTCCTCCGGGAAAACATCCAGCGGCTGCAAGGGGACCAGGGTGAGCACTCCG CGTCCCAGATCTTTCAATCTGACTGGCTCTCCAAACGTCAGCATCCAGgcaaaagagaggaggaggaggaagagggagtagaggaagaggaagaaggggggGCTGGGGGACCCCACAAACGGCAGCACCCTGGCCGACGAGAAGATGAGGCTTCATGGTCAGTCGATGTAACCCAGCACAAGCGGCAGCATCCTGGCCGGCGCTCCCCCTGGCTTGCATATGCTGTCCCAAAGCGGCAGCACCCAGGCAGAAGGCTGGCAGATCCCAAGGCTCAAAGGAgctgggaagaagaggaggaggaggaagagagagaggaagacctGATTCCTGAGAAACGCCAGCATCCGGGCAAGAGGGCCCTGGGAGGCCCCTGTGGGCCCCAGGGAGCCTGTGGTCAAGCGGGCCTCCTGCTGGGGCTCCTGGATGACCTGAGTAGGAGCCAGGGAGCTGAGGAAAAGCGGCAGCACCCTGGTCGGCGGGCAGCCTGGGTCAGGGAGCCCCTGGAGGAGTGA